A region from the Pelobates fuscus isolate aPelFus1 chromosome 1, aPelFus1.pri, whole genome shotgun sequence genome encodes:
- the PPP1R8 gene encoding nuclear inhibitor of protein phosphatase 1, translating into MAANPNSNKYVFECPNWAGKPPPGLHLDVVKGDKLIEKLIIDEKKYYLFGRNPDMCDFTIDHQSCSRVHTALVYHKHLKRVFLIDLNSTHGTFLGHIRLEPHKPQQIPIDSTVSFGASTRMYTLREKPQTLPSALKGDDKAGEDEELKGLLGLPEEETELDNLTEFNTAHNKRISTLTIEEGNLDIQRPKRKRRNSRVTFNEDDEVINPEDVDPSVGRFRNMVQTAVVPVKKKKSDNPGSLSLEDSVGRRVQNFPFSAGLYGGLPPTNAEAGAQTAGSHATALIGGMPFPNLAPEVDLTPTTPTAVPITVAPTPSSFTTEAVNEPKKKKYAKEAWPGKKPTPSLLI; encoded by the exons ATGGCGGCGAATCCGAACtcaaacaaatatgtgtttgagtGTCCAAACTG GGCAGGGAAGCCACCTCCAGGTCTACATCTTGATGTAGTTAAAGGAGACAAGCTTatagag AAGCTAATTATCGATGAGAAGAAATACTACCTGTTTGGGAGGAATCCAGATATGTGTGACTTCACCATTGATCATCAGTCATGTTCCAGGGTTCATACAGCCTTGGTTTACCACAAGCACCTGAAAAGAGTGTTTCTCATAGATCTGAACAGCA cGCATGGAACATTTCTGGGTCATATCCGTTTAGAACCCCACAAGCCACAACAAATCCCTATAGACTCCACAGTTTCATTTGGAGCCTCCACACGAATGTATACTCTTAGAGAAAAACCTCAAACTCTCCCCTCTGCCTTGAAAGGTGATGATAAAGCAGGAGAGGACGAAGAGTTAAAAGGTCTGTTGGGCCTTCCAGAAGAGGAAACAGAGCTTGAT AATCTGACAGAGTTCAACACTGCACACAACAAGAGAATATCCACGCTCACCATTGAAGAGGGCAACCTTGATATTCAGAGACCAAAAAGGAAGAGGAGGAATTCCCGGGTAACATTCAACGAAGACGATGAAGTTATCAACCCAG AGGATGTAGATCCCTCAGTTGGACGTTTTAGGAATATGGTGCAGACAGCTGTTGTTCCTGTAAAA AAAAAGAAGTCTGATAACCCTGGATCCCTAAGCCTTGAAGACTCTGTGGGACGGCGTGTTCAAAACTTCCCATTTTCTGCAGGTCTTTATGGTGGCCTACCACCTACCAATGCTGAGGCAGGAGCACAGACAGCAGGTAGCCATGCTACTGCCCTTATAGGGGGCATGCCTTTTCCCAACTTGGCCCCTGAGGTGGATCTTACCCCAACTACTCCTACTGCTGTACCAATTACAGTTGCTCCTACACCATCCAGCTTCACTACAGAAGCTGTTAATGAGCCTAAGAAAAAGAAGTATGCCAAGGAAGCATGGCCTGGAAAAAAGCCCACTCCTTCTTTGCTTATTTGA